The Procambarus clarkii isolate CNS0578487 chromosome 91, FALCON_Pclarkii_2.0, whole genome shotgun sequence genome includes a region encoding these proteins:
- the LOC123773959 gene encoding zinc finger protein 493 isoform X2, which produces MMEGLHIPYPGKYHSVNPAGTVVGQQTLVHSGAPFYGNFHIQKNTELGNFHAQKSAEFRNFHAQKSTQSSAQTGTFQAPSNTESGNFDTQKNTELENFATQKSTELGTCSVNKSTETENFLPPKTKESVKEIIVVNDEKPYDCDRCSKSFAQKSHLTSHMLWHSKEKNFECVICGKRFTMESHLNGHMHEHNREKKFECQVCGKRFAMENYLNSHMLVHITEKKFECKVCDKRFSMENHLNSHMLVHNQEKKYECGKCHKRYGQKSHLNSHMLKHSTDKKFECTLCSKRFNMENHLNSHMLVHSEEKRFECVLCGKRFHMENHLNSHMLVHSEEKKFECTLCDKRFNMESHLNSHMLVHNSEKKFECLLCGKRFSMESHLNSHMLVHNEKKFECNLCGKRFYMEIHLNSHMVMHSSEKNFECEVCGKHFLMESHLNSHMLVHSEERKYECLLCGKRFNMESHLNSHMLVHNEKKFECVLCGKRFNMISHLNSHMLVHSEKKFECDICSKRFKQNSHLNSHRFVHTQQKNYECEVCRKRFAQESHLSSHRFVHSEEKKFECEICGKRFMQEIHLNSHRFMHNEEIKLECQEWGKRFTQKSHVNGQIFIHTDEKRFECEECGKRFAQKSHLNSHSFVHSEEKRFACDVCGKRFSHESYLSSHRYVHSEEKKFECEVCHKRFTHESHLNSHRFVHSERRTLEQVEFPKQVPIPVPQPEQIQAPVTNSVQVQTDKKPFEYEENGKLLLQQTYQPPYAYAQWEHVRTLWSL; this is translated from the coding sequence ATGATGGAAGGATTACACATTCCATATCCAGGAAAATATCATAGTGTGAATCCAGCAGGTACAGTGGTGGGACAGCAGACCCTTGTTCATTCAGGTGCACCTTTTTATGGAAATTTTCATATTCAGAAAAATACAGAGTTGGGAAACTTTCATGCTCAGAAAAGTGCAGAATTTAGAAACTTTCATGCCCAGAAAAGTACACAGTCAAGTGCACAGACTGGAACTTTTCAGGCTCCAAGTAATACAGAGTCAGGAAATTTTGATACCCAGAAAAATACAGAATTGGAAAATTTTGCTACCCAGAAAAGTACAGAGTTGGGAACTTGCTCTGTAAATAAAAGTACAGAGACTGAGAATTTTCTTCCTCCGAAAACTAAGGAATCAGTCAAAGAAATTATTGTTGTAAATGATGAGAAGCCATACGATTGTGATCGGTGTAGCAAAAGCTTTGCGCAAAAAAGTCATCTCACAAGTCACATGCTCTGGCACAGTAAGGAGAAAAACTTTGAATGTGTAATATGTGGAAAGCGCTTCACTATGGAAAGCCATCTTAATGGCCATATGCATGAGCACAACAGAGAGAAAAAATTTGAATGTCAAGTTTGTGGGAAACGATTTGCTATGGAAAACTACCTAAATAGTCATATGCtagtgcacattactgaaaagaaGTTTGAATGCAAGGTTTGTGATAAGAGGTTTTCAATGGAAAATCACCTTAACAGTCACATGCTAGTACACAATCAGGAGAAAAAGTACGAGTGTGGAAAGTGTCATAAAAGGTACGGTCAGAAAAGTCACTTGAACAGTCACATGCTGAAACATAGTACAGACAAGAAATTTGAATGTACATTGTGTAGCAAAAGATTTAACATGGAAAATCACTTGAATAGCCATATGCTTGTGCACAGTGAAGAGAAGAGATTTGAGTGCGTATTGTGTGGTAAACGCTTTCATATGGAAAATCATCTCAATAGTCACATGCTAGTTCACAGTGAAGAGAAGAAATTTGAATGTACTCTGTGTGATAAACGGTTCAATATGGAAAGTCACTTGAATAGCCACATGCTTGTTcataacagtgaaaagaaatttgAGTGCTTGTTGTGTGGAAAGCGGTTCAGTATGGAAAGTCATCTCAATAGCCATATGCTCGTCCATAACGAAAAAAAATTTGAATGCAATTTATGTGGAAAACGTTTTTACATGGAAATCCACTTGAACAGTCATATGGTCATGCATAGTAGTGAAAAGAACTTCGAGTGTGAAGTATGTGGTAAACATTTTTTAATGGAAAGCCATCTTAATAGCCATATGTTGGTGCACAGTGAGGAGAGGAAGTATGAATGCTTGTTATGTGGCAAACGATTTAATATGGAAAGTCACCTCAACAGCCACATGCTAGTTCACAATGAGAAGAAGTTTGAGTGTGTTCTGTGTGGTAAGCGTTTCAACATGATAAGTCACTTGAACAGCCATATGCTTGTACATAGTGAGAAGAAATTTGAATGTGATATTTGTTCAAAACGTTTTAAGCAAAACAGTCATCTTAACAGTCACAGATTTGTACATACCCAACAAAAAAACTACGAATGTGAGGTGTGCAGGAAGCGATTTGCACAGGAAAGTCATCTGAGTAGCCATCGTTTTGTCCATAGTGAAGAAAAGAAATTTGAATGTGAAATCTGTGGAAAACGATTTATGCAAGAAATTCATCTCAATAGCCATAGGTTTATGCATAACGAAGAAATAAAGCTTGAATGTCAAGAATGGGGAAAGAGATTCACTCAGAAAAGTCATGTAAATGGTCAGATATTTATACACACTGATGAAAAAAGATTCGAGTGTGAAGAATGTGGAAAAAGATTTGCACAGAAGAGCCATCTAAATAGTCATAGTTTTGTACACAGTGAAGAGAAAAGGTTTGCCTGTGATGTTTGTGGGAAACGCTTCTCACATGAAAGTTACCTTAGTAGCCACAGGTATGTACACAGTGAAGAGAAAAAGTTTGAATGTGAAGTTTGTCATAAACGCTTCACACACGAAAGTCATCTCAACAGCCACAGATTTGTGCACAGTGAGAGGAGAACACTCGAGCAGGTAGAATTCCCAAAACAAGTACCAATACCAGTACCTCAGCCGGAGCAAATACAGGCACCTGTAACTAATAGTGTACAAGTCCAGACTGATAAAAAGCCATTTGAATATGAAGAAAATGGAAAATTGTTACTACAGCAAACTTATCAACCTCCTTATGCTTACGCTCAGTGGGAGCATGTTCGGACATTGTGGTCTTTGTAG